The following is a genomic window from Notolabrus celidotus isolate fNotCel1 unplaced genomic scaffold, fNotCel1.pri scaffold_130_arrow_ctg1, whole genome shotgun sequence.
TCTTGTAAGTGGCTGTAGCTCTTTGCCAGAGGCGTAATTTAAGACACACAAAGACGCTCGTCCTTCACCCTTCGCTTGCATccttaaaaactgcaatttgaGGTTAGTCTTATTTGGCATCAGAGATGAACGCAACAACAATGCACGCAGATCATGGAGGTGGTTTGTCCTTCCCTTACACCACCTGTTTCTCCAGAGTCtgcctcatcccttcatcctgaCACCGGTCCTCTATGAAGTCCAACACTACTGGGACGTGTCgcgcagaggaagagaggaaacaacTGAACAAAGGAAAGGATCATGGTTTCTCTTGGCAGTCAGAGCTCTGGCTCAGagcttcctttcttcttctttccctccatccatcaattCTTTTTCCCCATTAAGCCCCTCCCCCATCCCCAGAGGCTAGCACCAGTCGTCCGCCTCCGTCTCGCCGTAGGGTTCATGCAGGCCCTTTCGGGGACCTCTCGGATGCCCGGCTGGAGGGGGGACCTTGTGAGGTCCGGTGTGTGGCGGTCCGTGGAGATGCGTGGACGGCGATGAAGAGCGGTAGCCGTTGGGGAGGCGGCGCTGGGCGGCGGGCTGCATCTGGCCCTGCACAGGCCCAGTCAGGGCGGTGGTGGGCGGGGGCGCGTGGTGGACAGTCCTCGGGGAGGTGCGACTGGGCTGTTGGTGGGGCGGGGGGTGAGGGTGGGGGTTGTTTACAGGATGTGGTTGgggtggagggagggggtgggggttGTGTGGCTGCTGTTGAGGTGGAGGCGGCAGTGGGTGGTTGGCCAGGGCATGAGGGTGGGGGTTCCCACCCTGCATGGGGCTCTGCTCGTAGGCAGGGGGTTCATGGTGGGGCTCATAGTCCTGGTAGTCCTGGTTGTAGAAGCAGCCATCCCCTTCCATGGAGCCGCCTCCACCTGTGTCTCCCCAGCGAGAGGGGGGGTGATGCCCCTGGCGGGGTCCACCGTGATGGGCTAAGGGgaggccagcagggggagggCCCTGGCCCATGGGGGGTTCAGGAGAAAAGTGTCGGGGGGCGGGGGCGGGGGGCCGACCCTGAGGTCCCCCAGGTGGCGTGGGCATGGCCTTACGGACTACAGGGGAGTAGGTCACGTGGGGCCGGGGGGTTGCGGGGGTCTGAGGCAACTGTCGACGACCTCGGCGTGGCGTACTGGTCCCCGAGGTGGAGGGGACGGGACTTCCACTGACCGAACTACTGCCCTACACGAAAAgtgaaataaagcaaataaaaagaaCGAACCACAAATTCAACGACAAAACATGTAGAATAAAAGAGAGGATGGGAAAGAGAGAGCATAAaacaaaagagagggagagagagaaggcaaggaggagaggcagagaggaagcaAACAGTCCCAGAAAGAAAGGCAAGAAAAGACAGGAACAAGAAGCAGAGCAACAATAAGAAGAGAAGCACCAGTCATAATGAAGGtggagcggaggaggaggaggagagggaggcagaaTGACAGGCAcccaaagaaagagaggagtggATAAAAGATGAGATCAAACAGCAGCATACATGAAGAAGCAACATGTTACGcagaggaaaggaaacaaaagacgacaggagaaaaaaagggtaAAGGGTTGATTTCAGGAGCAAATAGTGAGGAACAGGGTAAATATGGATTACTGAAGGTGTTTTATACTGCTGGGACAGAGCTCTGTGTATAAAACATCAACTCTCTCTAAAGTTAGGATGGAGGAATCATCCTCTCCCAACGAAGGGTCCTTTGCAGGAGCGTTTAAATCCGGACGCTCAGACTGAAAGATTTCCAGCAAAGGTTCGGTTTTTGGGAAAGGATGCCAAAACAGGGAAGTAGTGTGGGGAAGAACCGGCAGCCTAATACATTCAGGGAGGGCAGGTGGGGGTCAGGGACTCAAATATACATCagtatgtatatttgtttggTTGTTGGAACGGAGAATTAAAGCAGTAActgaatcaaacaaacattaaatactCACGATTTCATCAACAAACACTAGCTCAGGGAGGAAACTGAAGCTGCAGTCATTACACAATCTCACATGTCATTCTAACAACACATGAGGATCTATTTAACCTCCACTGTTCATGTAAAGTCATGAGGTTCAAACACAATCAATGCTCTGCTGCTACAAAGTTAGACCAACACACTGTGAGCTGACTGAGCTGAGAAGACTAGAGAGCTTTAGCATGTTCTGTTAAATCAAGCTAAAGACCACGTGCACACAAGTCGACCCGGAAGcccacctgtctgtgtgtgaggcaCTCCCGACCCTCGCTGGGTGATCGAGACCAGCGGCGgtctctgtccctctccctctcccgaTCGTGGTCTCTCTCCCGATCGTGGTCTCTCTCCCGATCGTGGTCCCTCTCCCGGTCGTGGTCTCTGTCCCGGTCGTGGTCTCTCTCCCGATCGTGGTCCCTTTCCCGGTCGTGGTCTCTGTCCCGGTCGTGGTCTCTCTCCCGGTCATGGTCTCTCTCCCGGTCATGGTCTCTGTCCCGGTCGTGGTCTCTGTCCCGGTCGTGGTCTCTCTCCCGGTCGTGGTCTCTGTCCCGGGAGTGTCTGTGTCCATACTCGCCTCCTCGCTCTGCTACATAGCGCTCTTTATCCACAGAGccgtggtggtggtgatgatgatggtggtgttTGCGGTCTTTGGAGCGGCCGCGGTCTCTGTCCCGATCCTTGTCCTTGAGGTCTCCTGACTGAGTGGTCGTGCTCAGGTCTGTGCCCAGGCCTGGAGATGGAGGGAAACGGACTCGTTAGTAAGATGAGAGAAACAACAGGTTTACAATTTATCAATCACACTTAGAGAcaactgtgctgctgctctccctgccttagaTATTCTTATATATGCAAGTTAAagggaggggaggtgtgctctccctacaGTGGCTTTTAATGCATGCACATTAAAGGGGGAGGTGTGCTGTCCCTGCTTTGGATTTGAATGTATGCACATGAATaggagaggaggtgtgctctctctgccttttgtttttatgtatgcagATGAAAGGGAGGTGAGGTGGGCTCTCCCTACATTGGCTTTTAATGCATGCACATTAAAgggggaggtgtgctctaccTGCCTTGGATTtttatgtatgcacatgaataggagaggaggtgtgctctctctgccttttgtttttat
Proteins encoded in this region:
- the LOC117808599 gene encoding voltage-dependent P/Q-type calcium channel subunit alpha-1A-like → MGQDGYSDTEHFPPMEGHGRAASMPRLPGDNQTINDSSPMKRSASSLGHSRSGRGHRDKGGQDDYTMERVPEEGRSSRHGHRRKERSHRASERSLHRYTEGDTGLGTDLSTTTQSGDLKDKDRDRDRGRSKDRKHHHHHHHHHGSVDKERYVAERGGEYGHRHSRDRDHDRERDHDRDRDHDRDRDHDRERDHDRERDHDRDRDHDRERDHDRERDHDRDRDHDRERDHDRERDHDRERDHDRERERDRDRRWSRSPSEGRECLTHRQGSSSVSGSPVPSTSGTSTPRRGRRQLPQTPATPRPHVTYSPVVRKAMPTPPGGPQGRPPAPAPRHFSPEPPMGQGPPPAGLPLAHHGGPRQGHHPPSRWGDTGGGGSMEGDGCFYNQDYQDYEPHHEPPAYEQSPMQGGNPHPHALANHPLPPPPQQQPHNPHPLPPPQPHPVNNPHPHPPPHQQPSRTSPRTVHHAPPPTTALTGPVQGQMQPAAQRRLPNGYRSSSPSTHLHGPPHTGPHKVPPPAGHPRGPRKGLHEPYGETEADDWC